A DNA window from Bradyrhizobium barranii subsp. barranii contains the following coding sequences:
- a CDS encoding glutamine synthetase family protein, with amino-acid sequence MTFVAHHALWSDEQRDAAARLRRIVEEKNLEVIRLAFPDQHGILRGKTIIAAEAIASLESGCSITTTMLAKDTSHRTVFPVFTSGGGFGMKEMEGAADVLMVADPTTFRVLPWAPATGWVLCDLYFGDGRPVPFATRGLYRKVLDDLSGRGHDFVAGLEVEFHIFKLDDAHMRPEDAGQPGTPPSVSLLSHGYQYLTEQRFDQMEPVLEILRRDIVALGLPLRSVEVEFGPSQCEFTFAPRKGLEPADNMVLFRSAVKQIAHRHGYHATFMCRPKLPNVFASGWHLHQSIVSRTTGENQFMTKDGGEPLSAFGKAYLAGLLDHARASTVFTTPTINGYKRYRSYSLAPDRAIWGRDNRGVMIRVLGGANDAATRLENRIGEPAANPYLYMASQILSGLDGVDRKLDPGPSADTPYETKAPPLPKSLRDAVAALKDDPFFREKFGPEFVDYYTHIKNAEIDRFLSEVTDWEHREYFEVF; translated from the coding sequence GTGACTTTCGTCGCGCATCATGCGCTGTGGTCGGATGAGCAGAGGGACGCCGCAGCGCGCCTGCGCCGCATCGTCGAGGAAAAGAACCTCGAGGTCATCCGCCTCGCCTTCCCGGACCAGCACGGCATTTTGCGCGGCAAGACCATCATCGCCGCCGAGGCGATCGCCTCGCTGGAGAGCGGCTGCTCCATCACCACGACCATGCTCGCCAAGGATACCTCGCACCGCACGGTGTTTCCGGTGTTCACGTCAGGCGGCGGGTTCGGCATGAAGGAGATGGAGGGCGCGGCCGACGTGTTGATGGTCGCCGACCCAACCACGTTCCGCGTGCTGCCATGGGCGCCCGCGACGGGCTGGGTGCTCTGCGATCTCTATTTTGGCGACGGCCGTCCCGTGCCGTTCGCGACCCGCGGCCTCTATCGCAAGGTGCTCGATGATCTCAGCGGCCGCGGCCACGATTTCGTCGCCGGCCTCGAGGTTGAATTCCACATCTTCAAGCTCGACGACGCGCATATGCGGCCCGAAGATGCCGGCCAGCCCGGCACGCCGCCGTCGGTGAGCCTGCTCAGCCACGGCTATCAATACCTCACCGAGCAGCGCTTCGATCAGATGGAGCCGGTGCTGGAGATCCTGCGCCGCGATATCGTCGCGCTCGGACTGCCCTTGCGCTCGGTCGAGGTCGAGTTCGGGCCGAGCCAGTGCGAATTCACCTTCGCGCCGAGGAAGGGGCTGGAGCCCGCCGACAACATGGTGCTGTTCCGCTCTGCCGTGAAGCAGATTGCGCACCGCCACGGCTATCACGCCACCTTCATGTGCCGGCCGAAACTGCCGAATGTGTTCGCGAGCGGCTGGCACTTGCATCAGTCGATCGTCTCGCGCACGACCGGCGAGAACCAGTTCATGACGAAGGACGGCGGCGAGCCGCTCAGTGCGTTCGGCAAGGCGTACCTTGCCGGCCTGCTCGACCACGCCCGCGCCTCGACCGTGTTCACCACCCCGACCATCAACGGCTACAAGCGCTACCGCTCCTATTCGCTGGCGCCGGACCGCGCGATCTGGGGCCGCGACAATCGCGGCGTGATGATCCGCGTGCTCGGCGGCGCCAATGATGCCGCAACGCGCCTGGAGAACCGCATCGGCGAGCCCGCCGCCAATCCCTATCTCTACATGGCCTCGCAAATTTTGTCGGGCCTCGACGGCGTCGATCGCAAGCTCGACCCCGGCCCGTCCGCCGACACGCCCTACGAGACCAAGGCGCCGCCGTTGCCGAAGAGCTTGCGCGATGCGGTCGCCGCGCTGAAGGACGATCCGTTCTTCCGCGAGAAGTTCGGGCCCGAGTTCGTCGACTACTACACCCACATCAAGAATGCCGAGATCGACCGCTTCCTGTCAGAGGTGACCGACTGGGAGCACCGCGAATATTTCGAGGTGTTTTGA
- a CDS encoding aromatic ring-hydroxylating dioxygenase subunit alpha, translating to MMSQEQNDLITRTGPKDPCGKLMRSYWQPAALVDELDGTRPIRPVKLLGENLVLFRDESGRYGLIDRHCAHRGADLAFGRLEHGGLRCAFHGWLFDATGQCIETPAEPKDSKLCQNIRQRSYPVVEKSGILWAYLGEGEPPAFPELDCFVAPGTHTFAFKGHMACNWLQALEVGIDPAHASYLHRFFEDEDTSTAYGKQFRGASAGSDLPMTKILREYDRPIINVEHTEYGLRLIALREIDEERTHVRVTNQLFPHGFVIPMSTEMTITQWHVPVDDENCYWYAIFTSYTNPVDKQKMRDQRLELYELPDYKSRKNRGNDYGFDPHEQATATYTGMGTDINVHDQWAVESMGAIQDRTKEHLGSSDKAIVQYRRLLRAEIEKVGGGEKPMLFLDESRARSIQGPATMDGIGPTQGWELYWMEVDVKRRRGAPWAAPVPKEIADNVHRLTAAE from the coding sequence ATGATGAGCCAGGAGCAGAACGACCTGATCACCCGTACCGGTCCGAAGGACCCCTGCGGCAAGCTGATGCGGAGCTATTGGCAGCCGGCGGCGCTGGTCGATGAGCTGGACGGCACGCGCCCGATCCGTCCCGTCAAACTGCTCGGCGAGAACCTGGTGCTGTTCCGCGACGAGAGCGGACGCTACGGCCTGATCGATCGTCATTGCGCCCATCGCGGCGCCGACCTCGCCTTCGGACGTCTCGAACATGGCGGCCTGCGCTGCGCCTTCCATGGCTGGCTGTTCGACGCCACCGGCCAGTGCATCGAGACGCCGGCGGAGCCGAAGGATTCAAAACTCTGCCAGAACATTCGCCAGCGCTCCTATCCCGTGGTCGAGAAGAGCGGCATCCTCTGGGCTTATCTCGGCGAGGGTGAGCCGCCGGCATTTCCGGAGCTCGACTGCTTTGTCGCGCCCGGCACGCACACTTTTGCGTTCAAGGGCCACATGGCCTGCAACTGGCTTCAGGCCCTCGAGGTCGGCATCGATCCCGCGCACGCCTCCTATCTGCACCGCTTCTTCGAGGACGAGGATACGTCGACGGCTTACGGCAAGCAGTTCCGCGGCGCCTCCGCCGGCAGCGACCTGCCGATGACAAAGATCCTGCGCGAGTACGACCGGCCGATCATCAATGTCGAACACACCGAATATGGCCTGCGGCTGATCGCGCTGCGCGAGATCGACGAGGAGCGCACCCATGTGCGCGTCACCAACCAGCTCTTCCCGCACGGCTTCGTCATCCCGATGAGCACGGAAATGACGATCACGCAGTGGCACGTGCCGGTCGACGACGAGAACTGCTACTGGTACGCGATCTTCACCAGCTACACCAACCCGGTCGACAAGCAGAAGATGCGCGATCAGCGGCTCGAGCTCTATGAGCTGCCCGACTACAAATCGCGCAAGAACCGCGGCAACGATTACGGCTTCGATCCGCACGAGCAGGCGACCGCGACCTATACCGGCATGGGCACCGACATCAACGTGCACGACCAGTGGGCGGTGGAATCGATGGGCGCGATCCAGGACCGCACCAAGGAGCATCTCGGCTCGAGCGACAAGGCGATCGTGCAGTACCGCCGCCTGCTGCGGGCTGAGATCGAGAAGGTCGGCGGCGGCGAGAAGCCGATGCTGTTCCTGGACGAGAGCAGGGCGCGCAGCATCCAGGGACCGGCCACCATGGACGGCATCGGGCCGACCCAGGGTTGGGAGCTCTACTGGATGGAGGTCGACGTCAAGCGCCGCCGCGGCGCACCTTGGGCCGCGCCGGTGCCGAAGGAGATCGCGGACAACGTGCACCGGCTGACGGCGGCGGAGTGA
- a CDS encoding IclR family transcriptional regulator domain-containing protein translates to MPKLKRSENDARATDFVESLDRGLRLLQCFGATTGPMTLSDLARAAELPRATARRMLFTLQRGGFVAGDGKLFSLTPHVLTLAASYLRSSQLVAVLQPVLDRVATAAQEISSLAVLDGDDVVFVARSSPARMFSGGLEIGYRLPAFCTSVGRAMLGQFDDAALAARLKTMKREMLTPQTVTDPKALLASITADREQGYSLVDREAEPHFRSISVPVRRYDGVIVAAINMGAHVDRVPAGELVDRLLPLLREGAESVRSQLL, encoded by the coding sequence ATGCCCAAGCTGAAGCGCAGCGAAAACGACGCGCGGGCGACGGATTTCGTCGAGAGCCTCGATCGCGGCCTGCGCCTGCTGCAATGTTTCGGCGCGACCACCGGCCCGATGACGCTGAGCGATCTCGCCCGGGCCGCGGAGCTGCCGCGCGCCACTGCGCGGCGCATGCTGTTCACGCTTCAGCGCGGCGGCTTCGTCGCCGGCGACGGCAAGCTGTTCTCGCTGACGCCGCACGTGCTGACGCTCGCGGCGTCCTACCTGCGCTCCAGCCAGCTCGTCGCCGTGCTTCAGCCGGTGCTCGATCGCGTCGCCACGGCAGCGCAGGAAATCTCCTCGCTCGCGGTGCTCGACGGCGACGACGTCGTGTTTGTCGCGCGCAGCAGCCCGGCGCGGATGTTTTCGGGTGGGCTCGAGATCGGCTACCGGCTGCCGGCGTTCTGCACCTCGGTCGGCCGCGCCATGCTCGGGCAGTTCGATGATGCAGCGCTTGCCGCACGCCTGAAGACAATGAAGCGCGAGATGTTGACGCCGCAGACAGTGACCGATCCCAAGGCGCTGCTGGCCAGCATCACCGCGGATCGCGAGCAAGGGTATTCGCTGGTCGATCGCGAGGCAGAGCCGCATTTCCGCTCGATCTCGGTTCCGGTGCGCCGCTACGACGGCGTGATCGTCGCCGCCATCAACATGGGCGCCCATGTCGACCGCGTGCCGGCAGGGGAGTTGGTCGACCGGTTGCTCCCGCTGCTCCGCGAAGGCGCGGAGTCCGTGCGGTCGCAGCTGCTCTAG
- a CDS encoding PRC-barrel domain-containing protein, translated as MKHTMVPSDRVEHVGVYGRDGAKLGSIERLMLDKVTGTVAYAVIKTGGLLGTHHHYPVQWGALKYDPARQAFRVEVTQDELASGPCEFDGDEFDWGDRSRPYAHPNYWSI; from the coding sequence ATGAAACACACCATGGTTCCCAGTGATCGCGTGGAGCACGTCGGTGTCTACGGGCGCGACGGCGCGAAGCTCGGCTCGATCGAGCGGCTGATGCTCGACAAGGTGACCGGCACGGTCGCCTACGCCGTGATCAAGACTGGCGGGCTGCTCGGCACGCACCACCATTATCCGGTGCAGTGGGGCGCGCTGAAATACGATCCCGCGCGGCAGGCTTTTCGTGTCGAGGTGACGCAGGACGAGCTCGCCAGCGGACCGTGCGAGTTCGACGGCGACGAATTCGACTGGGGCGATCGTTCGCGGCCCTACGCGCACCCGAATTATTGGTCGATCTGA
- a CDS encoding group II truncated hemoglobin, whose amino-acid sequence MTDSDVAISMFERIGGSGTIDLLVDRFYERMDTLPEAKMIRAMHADDLGLIRDVLKRYLTEWTGGPKLYSVEKGHPRLRQRHIGFAIGDAERDAWLTCMRGALEETVVDAAARQDLDKAISGLADWMRNRQ is encoded by the coding sequence ATGACCGATAGCGACGTCGCAATCTCCATGTTCGAGCGGATCGGCGGCAGCGGCACGATCGACCTTCTGGTCGACCGCTTCTACGAGCGCATGGACACGCTGCCGGAGGCGAAAATGATCCGTGCGATGCACGCGGATGACCTCGGACTGATCAGGGACGTGCTGAAGCGCTACCTCACCGAATGGACCGGCGGCCCAAAGCTCTATTCCGTAGAGAAGGGCCATCCGCGGCTGCGGCAGCGACACATCGGTTTTGCGATCGGCGACGCCGAACGCGACGCGTGGCTAACTTGCATGCGCGGCGCGCTGGAGGAGACGGTCGTCGACGCTGCCGCGCGGCAAGACCTCGACAAGGCGATATCCGGTCTTGCCGACTGGATGCGCAACCGGCAGTGA
- a CDS encoding helix-turn-helix transcriptional regulator, with product MTDSPDAESRFLEQLGQRVRTMRALRGMSRKVLAKVSGISERYIAQLESGKGNVSIVLLRRVSDAMGAHLEDLLPSADPTPDWQMFRDLLRKATPAQIAQAKDVLAGGSASAPRRAPFCGIALIGLRGAGKSTLGRMLAKKVGWSFVELNKEVEQQNGLSVAEIIALYGQEGFRRMEQAALQQLLARNELMVLATGGGIVSEPLTFDQILSSFYTIWLKAEPEEHMARVRRQGDLRPMADDRSAMAELRNILLSREPLYSRATAVVDTAGLSVDAAAARLIDAVRPVLQNEARSFGLRSVAL from the coding sequence ATGACCGACAGTCCCGACGCCGAATCCCGATTTCTCGAACAGCTCGGCCAGCGCGTGCGCACCATGCGCGCGCTGCGCGGCATGTCGCGCAAGGTGCTCGCCAAGGTATCAGGGATTTCGGAGCGCTACATCGCGCAGCTCGAGAGCGGCAAGGGCAACGTCTCCATCGTGCTGCTGCGCCGCGTCTCCGACGCGATGGGTGCGCATCTCGAAGACCTGCTTCCCTCGGCCGACCCGACGCCGGACTGGCAGATGTTTCGCGATCTCCTGCGCAAGGCGACGCCGGCGCAAATCGCTCAGGCCAAGGACGTTCTCGCCGGCGGCAGCGCGTCGGCGCCGCGGCGCGCACCGTTCTGCGGCATCGCGCTGATCGGCCTGCGCGGCGCCGGCAAATCGACGCTGGGGCGGATGCTGGCGAAGAAGGTCGGCTGGAGTTTTGTGGAGCTCAACAAGGAGGTCGAGCAGCAGAACGGGCTCTCGGTCGCCGAGATCATCGCGCTCTACGGCCAGGAAGGCTTTCGCCGCATGGAGCAGGCAGCGCTGCAACAGCTGCTCGCGCGCAACGAGCTGATGGTGCTGGCAACCGGCGGCGGCATCGTGTCGGAGCCGTTGACCTTCGACCAGATCCTGTCGTCGTTCTACACGATCTGGCTGAAGGCCGAGCCCGAGGAGCACATGGCCCGCGTGCGCCGCCAAGGCGACCTGCGCCCGATGGCGGACGACCGCTCCGCGATGGCCGAGCTGCGCAACATCCTGCTGAGCCGCGAACCGCTTTATTCGCGCGCGACGGCGGTGGTGGATACGGCAGGGCTGTCGGTCGATGCGGCGGCTGCAAGGCTGATCGATGCGGTGCGGCCGGTGCTGCAGAACGAAGCGCGGAGTTTCGGCCTGCGCAGCGTGGCGCTGTAA
- a CDS encoding benzoate-CoA ligase family protein: MSEGSYNAVTWLLDRNVEDGRGGKLVFDDTVSRLTYGELQRETRRAANILRRLGVRREERVAMIMLDTVDFPIVFLGAIRAGIVPVPLNTLLTADQYAYILADCRARVLFVSEALYPVIKDVVGRMPDLEHVVVSGAKQNGHKQLADELADESDQFTTATTHPDEPAFWLYSSGSTGMPKGVRHLHSNMQATADTYASQVLGIRENDVCLSAAKLFFAYGLGNALTFPMSVGATVVLNSERPTPARMFDLMNRYNPSIFFGVPTLFAAMLNDETMKAERGGKSLRICTSAGEALPESVGNSWKARFGVDILDGVGSTELLHIFLSNAPGDIKYGSSGKPVPGYAVRLVNEAGQDVADGEVGELLVDAPSAGEGYWNQRHKSRRTFEGPWTRTGDKYVRDGEGRYTFCGRADDMFKVSGIWVSPFEVESALITHPAVLEAAVVPEADPEGLLKPKAFVVLRPGAATADLQEMLKEHVKQKIGPWKYPRWIDVVESLPKTATGKIQRFKLREGAN, from the coding sequence GTGAGCGAGGGATCCTATAACGCGGTGACCTGGCTGCTCGACCGCAACGTCGAGGACGGCAGGGGAGGCAAGCTCGTCTTCGACGACACCGTCTCGCGGCTCACCTATGGCGAGCTCCAGCGTGAGACCCGGCGCGCCGCCAACATTCTGCGCCGGCTCGGGGTCCGCCGCGAGGAGCGCGTGGCGATGATCATGCTGGACACGGTCGATTTCCCGATCGTGTTTCTGGGCGCGATCCGCGCCGGCATCGTGCCAGTGCCGCTCAACACGCTGCTGACCGCGGACCAATACGCCTACATCCTCGCCGATTGCCGCGCGCGCGTACTGTTCGTCTCCGAAGCGCTCTATCCTGTTATCAAGGACGTCGTCGGCCGCATGCCGGATCTCGAGCACGTCGTGGTCTCTGGCGCCAAGCAGAACGGCCACAAGCAGCTCGCGGACGAGCTCGCTGATGAGAGCGACCAGTTCACCACCGCCACGACGCATCCGGACGAGCCGGCGTTCTGGCTCTATTCGTCGGGCTCGACCGGCATGCCCAAGGGCGTGCGCCATCTGCATTCGAACATGCAGGCGACCGCGGACACCTATGCGAGCCAGGTGCTCGGCATCCGCGAGAACGACGTCTGCCTCTCCGCGGCAAAGCTGTTCTTCGCTTATGGCCTCGGCAATGCGCTGACGTTTCCGATGTCGGTCGGCGCCACCGTGGTGCTGAACAGCGAGCGCCCGACGCCGGCGCGCATGTTCGACCTGATGAACAGGTACAATCCCTCGATCTTCTTCGGCGTGCCGACATTGTTCGCGGCGATGCTCAACGACGAGACGATGAAGGCCGAGCGCGGCGGCAAGTCGCTCCGCATCTGCACCTCGGCCGGCGAGGCGCTGCCGGAATCCGTTGGCAACAGCTGGAAGGCGCGCTTCGGCGTCGACATCCTCGACGGCGTCGGCTCGACTGAGCTCTTGCACATCTTCCTGTCGAACGCGCCCGGCGACATCAAATACGGCTCCTCCGGCAAGCCGGTGCCGGGCTATGCGGTGCGGCTCGTCAACGAGGCCGGCCAGGATGTCGCCGACGGCGAGGTCGGCGAGCTGCTGGTCGATGCGCCCTCGGCCGGCGAGGGCTACTGGAACCAGCGCCACAAGAGCCGCCGCACCTTTGAAGGTCCGTGGACCCGCACCGGCGACAAATATGTCAGGGATGGCGAAGGCCGCTACACCTTCTGCGGCCGCGCCGACGACATGTTCAAGGTCTCCGGCATCTGGGTCTCGCCGTTCGAGGTCGAGAGCGCGCTGATCACGCATCCCGCCGTGCTCGAAGCCGCCGTCGTGCCGGAAGCCGATCCGGAAGGCCTGCTGAAGCCGAAGGCCTTCGTCGTGCTGCGTCCGGGCGCGGCGACGGCGGACTTGCAGGAGATGCTGAAGGAGCACGTCAAGCAGAAGATCGGCCCGTGGAAATATCCGCGCTGGATCGACGTGGTGGAGTCGCTGCCGAAGACCGCGACGGGGAAGATCCAGCGGTTCAAATTGCGCGAGGGCGCGAATTGA
- a CDS encoding alpha/beta fold hydrolase — protein MTNLTPTGFLTIGSASLEYKWLAPPSADGPTIVMLHEGLGSVGLWGDFPEKLQQATGAGIFVYSRAGYGQSSAVTLPRPLDYMQREALDVLPKILDAISFKRGLLLGHSDGASIATIYAGAHQDHRLQGLLLMAPHFIVEDISVKSIAAIKTTFETTDLKAKLARWHMDVDNAFCGWNGAWLDPKFRDWDISEYLAYIRVPILVVQGKGDQYGTLRQVDIAQEECYCPVDLKIISDAGHSPHREAPGATLDAIEQFARAALRDDQGLQGRAA, from the coding sequence ATGACCAACCTCACCCCCACCGGCTTCCTGACCATCGGCAGCGCCAGCCTCGAATACAAATGGCTCGCGCCGCCATCGGCGGACGGTCCCACCATCGTCATGCTGCACGAAGGCCTCGGCTCGGTCGGTCTGTGGGGCGACTTCCCGGAAAAACTTCAGCAAGCCACCGGCGCCGGCATCTTCGTCTATTCGCGCGCGGGCTACGGCCAATCCAGCGCGGTGACGCTGCCGCGGCCGCTCGATTACATGCAGCGCGAGGCGCTGGATGTGCTGCCGAAGATCCTCGATGCGATTTCCTTCAAGCGCGGCCTCCTGCTCGGCCATTCCGACGGCGCCTCGATCGCGACGATCTATGCCGGCGCGCATCAGGATCACCGTCTGCAAGGCCTCCTGCTGATGGCGCCGCATTTCATCGTCGAGGATATCTCGGTGAAATCCATCGCAGCGATCAAGACGACCTTCGAGACCACCGACCTCAAGGCGAAGCTGGCGCGCTGGCACATGGATGTCGACAACGCCTTCTGTGGCTGGAACGGCGCCTGGCTCGATCCGAAGTTCCGCGACTGGGACATCTCGGAATACCTCGCCTACATCCGCGTTCCCATCCTGGTCGTGCAGGGCAAGGGCGACCAATATGGCACACTGCGACAGGTCGATATTGCGCAGGAAGAGTGTTATTGTCCGGTAGATTTGAAAATTATTTCAGACGCGGGACATTCCCCGCATCGTGAAGCGCCGGGGGCGACGCTTGACGCGATTGAGCAATTTGCAAGAGCGGCCCTGCGCGACGATCAGGGACTTCAGGGACGCGCCGCATGA